A segment of the Candidatus Methylomirabilota bacterium genome:
CAGGGGCACGAGACGGCCTTCGCGCAGCTCGTGGCCGACGAGCTTCAGGTGCCCATGGCTGACGTCACGGTGATTCACGGCGACACCGTGAAGGTGCGGAGCGGCGTGGGCACGTTCGGCAGCCGCTCCATCGCCAAGGGCGGGATGCACGCGCTCGCCAATGCCGTGAAGGTGCGCGAGGCGGCACTGCAGACGGCGGCCGGGCTGCTCGAGGCGGCGGTGGCGGACATCGTGCACGCCGACGGCAAGTTCTCCGTGCGCGGCGTACCCGACCGCTCCGTGACCTGGAAGCAGGTGGCCGCGGCCTCCAAGGGCGCGCTCACATCCTGCGGCGACATCAAGGGTAACGGCACGCTCTTTCCCTTCGGCACTCACGTGGCCATGGTCGAGGTGGATCGCGAGAGCGGCAAGCCGCGCATCCTGAAATATTTCTCGATCGACGACGCCGGCTTCCTCGTGAACCCGCTGCTCGTGCAGGGGCAGGTGCATGGCGGGCTCGCCCAGGGCATTGGCCAGGCCCTCTGGGAGGAGGCCGCGTTCGACGAGTCGGGCCAGCTCCTTTCCTCGACCCTGATGGACTATGCGCTGCCCAAGACCGACGACCTCATCTCGTTCGTGAACGACCACACCCGGACGGACTCACCGCGCACTACCCTCGGCGTGAAGGGGATCGGCGAGGCGGCCACCATCGGCTCCACGCCGGCCATCGCCAACGCGGTGGTGGACGCGCTGCGGCCGATGGGCATCGAGCACGTGGAGATCCCGCTGACCCCGCAGAAGGTGTGGGCCGCCCTCGCGGCGGCGCCCAAGAAGTGAGCGACGAGACGCTGGCCCAGGTGCGCCGAGCCCTCGACGGGCTCGGCGTGCCGTACGAGATCGTGGACATCGATCCCGCCTTCGCGGACACGGCGGCTTTCTGCGAGAAGTACGGCTATGGCCTCGACGTCAGCGGCAACACGATCATCGTGGCCTCGAAGAAGGAGCCGAAGCAGTTCGCCGCCTGCCTGGTGCTGGCCAACACGCGGCTCGACGTCAACCACACCGTGAAGCGCCTCATGGGAGCCTCGCGCGTGTCATTCGCCTCGGCCGAGGAAACCATGGCCCTGACCGGCATGCAGATCGGCGGGGTCACCGTGCTCGCCCTCCCGGCCGATCTGGCCGTCTACGTGGACGACCGGATCATGGCCCTGCCCTGGATGATCCTGGGCGCGGGCAGCCGCGCCGCCAAGGTGAAGGTCTCGCCGCGGGTCCTGGAGCGCCTGCCCGGATTCCAGGCGGTCCCCGGCCTCGCCCAGCCGATCCCGCCGCCGCCCGCTTAGCCGCCCCTCTAGTTCCTTGCCCCAAGCCGTGCTTTCGCCTAGCCTAGCGGGGATTGTGACCTCCGCGGGGCACTCATGAGGGGCAGGAAAAAGGCGGTCAAGCGCCCACTGACGGCCAGGAAGGCCGCCGTTTCCCGAAACGGGCGCGGCCCCGCGGCTCCCTCTCCCGGCGACGAGCGTCTCGCCGAAGCGCTCGCACAGCAGGCCGCCACCGCCGACATCCTCCGCATCATCGCGGCCTCGCGCACGGACTCGCAGCCGGTCTTCGATGCCATCGCTGAAAGCGCCGCGCGCCTCTGCGCGTCATACGATGCTGCGATCTACCGCCTGGAGGCCGATCGGCTGGTGCTCGCAGCCCACCACGGCCCGATCGTGCTGGGGCGAGTCGGGGAGTTTTCCCTCCCGGTCCAGGGGTCGGTAGCAGGTCACGCCATTCGCGAGCGGCGTGCGATCCAGGTCGCCGACGCCCAGGCCGTGGGCAATCGCTACCCCGTGACCGGCGGGCACGCCCCGCGCATGGGCGTTCGCACCATGCTGTGCGTACCGCTCCTGCTGAACGGGGTCGCCGTTGGCGCGTTCTCGCTTCGCCGCACCGAAGTGCAGCGCTTCACGACGCGGCAGATCGCCCTACTGCGCACCTT
Coding sequences within it:
- a CDS encoding YbaK/EbsC family protein yields the protein MSDETLAQVRRALDGLGVPYEIVDIDPAFADTAAFCEKYGYGLDVSGNTIIVASKKEPKQFAACLVLANTRLDVNHTVKRLMGASRVSFASAEETMALTGMQIGGVTVLALPADLAVYVDDRIMALPWMILGAGSRAAKVKVSPRVLERLPGFQAVPGLAQPIPPPPA